From Longimicrobium sp., one genomic window encodes:
- a CDS encoding aminotransferase class I/II-fold pyridoxal phosphate-dependent enzyme, with the protein MSITTEAERKLGLGTRAVQSGQESADSATNARAVPIYATTSYVFNGPDHAASLFGLKEFGNIYTRIMNPTSDVFERRIAELEGGVAAVATSSGQSAQTLALLNLAQAGDSIVASSALYGGTFTLLKYTLGRLGITTRFVDGNDPQAFADAIDETTKAVYVETIGNPKLEVPDFRAIADVAHAAGVPLVVDNTFGTPFLSRPIEHGADIVVHSATKWIGGHGTAIGGVVVDGGTFDWGASERFRGFYVDPESA; encoded by the coding sequence ATGAGCATCACCACCGAAGCAGAACGCAAGCTGGGCCTGGGCACGCGCGCCGTGCAGTCCGGGCAGGAGAGCGCCGATTCCGCCACGAACGCGCGGGCGGTGCCCATCTACGCCACCACGTCGTACGTGTTCAACGGGCCGGACCACGCGGCCAGCCTGTTCGGGCTCAAAGAGTTCGGGAACATCTACACCCGCATCATGAACCCCACGTCCGACGTCTTCGAGCGGCGCATCGCCGAGCTGGAGGGCGGCGTGGCGGCCGTGGCCACCAGCAGCGGCCAGAGCGCGCAGACGCTGGCGCTGCTCAACCTGGCGCAGGCCGGCGACAGCATCGTCGCCTCCTCCGCGCTGTACGGCGGCACCTTCACGCTGCTCAAGTACACGCTGGGCCGGCTGGGCATCACCACGCGTTTCGTGGACGGCAACGATCCGCAGGCGTTCGCCGACGCCATCGACGAGACCACGAAGGCCGTGTACGTGGAGACCATCGGCAACCCCAAGCTGGAGGTGCCCGACTTCCGCGCCATCGCCGACGTGGCGCACGCGGCCGGGGTGCCGCTGGTGGTGGACAACACCTTCGGCACGCCCTTCCTCAGCCGCCCCATCGAGCACGGCGCCGACATCGTCGTACACTCGGCTACGAAGTGGATCGGTGGGCACGGCACGGCCATCGGCGGCGTGGTCGTCGACGGGGGGACGTTCGATTGGGGCGCGTCGGAGCGCTTCCGCGGCTTCTACGTGGATCCGGAGTCGGC